A single genomic interval of Halomonas sp. GT harbors:
- the mmsB gene encoding 3-hydroxyisobutyrate dehydrogenase — protein sequence MSCWFRRGKRVLWQIFVNLFLQPISSTHFSVNFRIRTIKMTTVAFIGLGNMGGPMAANLAKAGFNVRAFDLSEQALETAKSQGCEVAASAKAAATDADFIISMLPAGKHVRGLYVDGDEPLFDVIKKSALVIDCSTIDADTARSVAAAGAEKSVGFVDAPVSGGVGGAQAGTLTFIVGGSTAQFEQAKPVLDVMGKNIFHAGDHGAGQVAKVCNNMLLSILMAGTCEAINMGVKNGLDPAVLSEIMKQSSGGNWALNVYNPYPGVMENAPASKGYQGGFQVDLMIKDLGLAMDVSQQSASPVPMGSAARSLFTLHKAGGNGKLDFSSLLQFYQDKE from the coding sequence ATGAGCTGCTGGTTTCGCCGTGGGAAAAGAGTCCTCTGGCAGATCTTCGTTAATCTATTTCTTCAACCCATTTCTTCAACCCATTTCTCCGTCAATTTTCGAATAAGGACAATAAAAATGACCACCGTCGCGTTTATCGGTTTAGGCAATATGGGCGGCCCCATGGCGGCCAACTTGGCGAAAGCGGGCTTTAACGTTCGCGCGTTTGACCTTTCTGAACAAGCGTTGGAAACAGCGAAATCTCAAGGCTGTGAAGTAGCGGCCTCTGCAAAAGCAGCAGCCACCGATGCAGATTTTATTATTTCCATGCTACCCGCAGGCAAGCACGTGCGTGGGCTGTATGTGGATGGCGACGAGCCGCTGTTTGATGTCATTAAAAAGAGCGCATTGGTGATTGACTGCTCTACCATTGATGCGGATACCGCCCGCAGCGTTGCTGCCGCTGGCGCTGAAAAAAGCGTTGGCTTTGTCGACGCGCCTGTATCTGGCGGGGTAGGCGGAGCTCAAGCGGGCACGCTCACCTTTATTGTTGGCGGTAGCACAGCACAATTTGAACAGGCCAAGCCCGTCCTTGATGTGATGGGTAAGAATATCTTCCACGCCGGCGACCACGGCGCAGGGCAGGTGGCGAAAGTGTGCAACAACATGCTGCTTTCCATCCTGATGGCGGGCACCTGCGAAGCGATCAATATGGGCGTTAAAAACGGCCTGGACCCTGCAGTACTGTCCGAAATTATGAAGCAAAGCTCTGGGGGGAACTGGGCGCTGAATGTTTACAACCCATACCCCGGCGTGATGGAAAATGCCCCTGCCTCGAAAGGCTATCAAGGCGGCTTCCAAGTAGACCTGATGATTAAAGACTTGGGCCTCGCTATGGATGTTAGCCAACAAAGCGCCTCACCGGTACCCATGGGCTCCGCGGCACGTTCGCTATTCACCCTGCATAAAGCAGGTGGCAACGGCAAACTCGACTTCTCCAGCCTGCTGCAGTTTTATCAAGATAAGGAGTGA
- a CDS encoding enoyl-CoA hydratase/isomerase family protein, with translation MSSVLFAEHATQDGHVIGEITLNAERSLNALTLEMIEEILPRLTAWQTDERVVAVLLDSAGEKAFCAGGDVVNLYKAIKGDGEPDFPERFFEHEYRLDYLLHTYPKPVICWGSGIVMGGGMGLLSGSSHRIVTETSRLAMPEVTIGLYPDVGASWFLNRLPNGTGRFLAMTGSQINAPDAVHLGLADRAIASHYRAAMAQQLMDATWGEGNQTDAHGVVNSVLREFEQASQEVFAELESPVHKSAALIRELMDHDTVEQAVDAVLAVSSDDKWFSKAQKTLSHGSPVSVKLIDEQLKRAKHMSLAEVFQFELALSVQCCRHQEFPEGVRALLVDKDGQPAWKYPDVASVEQTFIDELLVSPWEKSPLADLR, from the coding sequence ATGAGTAGCGTACTGTTTGCTGAACACGCCACCCAAGATGGCCATGTTATTGGCGAGATCACGCTTAACGCCGAGCGTTCACTGAATGCCCTGACGTTGGAGATGATTGAAGAGATTCTGCCGCGCTTGACCGCGTGGCAAACCGACGAGCGAGTCGTTGCTGTTCTGTTGGATAGCGCTGGTGAAAAAGCGTTTTGCGCAGGGGGCGATGTCGTCAATTTGTATAAAGCGATCAAAGGAGACGGCGAACCAGATTTCCCAGAGCGCTTCTTTGAACACGAGTACCGCCTAGATTATCTGCTTCACACCTATCCCAAGCCGGTCATTTGCTGGGGCAGCGGTATTGTAATGGGAGGTGGTATGGGGCTGCTTAGCGGTAGCAGCCACCGAATCGTAACGGAAACCTCCCGTCTGGCGATGCCAGAAGTAACGATTGGCCTTTATCCAGACGTAGGCGCGAGCTGGTTCTTAAATCGCTTGCCCAACGGCACCGGACGCTTTCTAGCTATGACCGGCAGCCAAATTAACGCGCCAGATGCTGTTCACCTGGGCCTTGCGGATCGCGCGATCGCTAGTCATTACCGCGCAGCTATGGCTCAACAGCTGATGGACGCAACCTGGGGTGAAGGAAATCAAACGGACGCCCATGGTGTGGTTAACAGTGTGCTGCGTGAATTTGAACAAGCCTCTCAAGAGGTATTTGCCGAGCTGGAATCGCCGGTTCACAAATCCGCCGCATTGATTCGTGAGCTAATGGATCACGACACGGTTGAGCAAGCCGTGGATGCTGTGCTGGCAGTTAGCAGCGACGACAAATGGTTCAGCAAAGCGCAGAAAACGCTTTCCCACGGTAGCCCCGTATCAGTGAAGCTGATTGATGAGCAGCTAAAGCGCGCCAAGCACATGTCGTTGGCTGAGGTGTTTCAGTTTGAGTTGGCGCTTTCAGTACAGTGTTGCCGCCATCAGGAATTCCCCGAAGGCGTGCGTGCGCTGTTAGTCGATAAGGATGGCCAGCCTGCGTGGAAATACCCAGATGTCGCATCAGTAGAACAAACCTTTATCGATGAGCTGCTGGTTTCGCCGTGGGAAAAGAGTCCTCTGGCAGATCTTCGTTAA
- a CDS encoding acyl-CoA dehydrogenase family protein, with the protein MNFELSEDQVAFSDMARAFAQNELEPHAAQWDAESFFPVDVIRKAGELGFCSLYAPESVGGLGLSRLDASIIFEQLSMGCTSTTAYLTIHNMVTWMLADFGTPEAVEQWGEKLATGELLGSYCLTEPNSGSDAASLKTTAKRDGDDYVLNGSKMFISGAGSTDFLVVMARTGGEGPSGVSAFAVDAKASGISYGRKEDKMGWNSQPTRMITFEDVRVPANHLLGNEGDGFKIAMKGLDGGRINIATCSIGTAQQAINKAREYMLERKQFGKRLADFQALQFRMADMVTELVAARQLVRMAATKLDAGHPDATTYCAMAKRFATDVGFKVCDEALQLYGGNGYIKEYPMERYVRDTRVHRILEGTNEIMRLIISRRVLSDGASEL; encoded by the coding sequence ATGAATTTTGAGTTAAGTGAAGACCAGGTTGCCTTTTCCGATATGGCTCGGGCATTCGCCCAGAACGAGTTAGAACCCCACGCTGCACAGTGGGACGCTGAATCCTTCTTTCCTGTTGATGTCATCCGCAAAGCGGGTGAGTTAGGTTTTTGCTCACTGTACGCACCAGAAAGCGTTGGTGGGCTTGGTCTTTCCCGTTTGGATGCCAGCATTATTTTTGAGCAGCTTTCCATGGGCTGTACCTCAACCACCGCCTATCTCACTATTCATAACATGGTGACGTGGATGCTGGCCGACTTCGGCACGCCGGAAGCAGTGGAGCAGTGGGGCGAAAAGCTCGCCACAGGCGAGTTGTTGGGCTCTTACTGCTTAACTGAACCCAACTCAGGCTCGGATGCGGCTTCGCTTAAAACCACGGCCAAGCGTGATGGCGATGACTACGTACTCAACGGCAGCAAGATGTTTATCTCAGGCGCGGGCAGTACCGACTTTTTGGTGGTGATGGCGCGTACCGGGGGTGAAGGGCCCAGCGGTGTTTCTGCCTTCGCGGTTGATGCCAAAGCAAGCGGCATTAGCTACGGCCGTAAAGAAGACAAAATGGGCTGGAACAGCCAGCCAACCCGCATGATTACTTTTGAAGATGTGCGTGTGCCTGCCAACCACCTGTTAGGTAACGAAGGCGACGGCTTCAAAATTGCCATGAAAGGGCTGGATGGCGGACGTATCAATATCGCCACCTGCTCAATCGGCACCGCCCAGCAGGCGATCAACAAAGCCCGCGAATATATGCTGGAGCGTAAGCAGTTTGGTAAGCGCCTGGCAGACTTCCAAGCGCTTCAGTTCCGTATGGCGGATATGGTTACCGAGCTTGTCGCGGCTCGCCAGTTAGTGCGCATGGCAGCCACAAAGCTGGATGCTGGTCACCCAGATGCCACCACCTATTGCGCCATGGCTAAGCGCTTTGCGACAGATGTCGGCTTCAAGGTGTGTGATGAGGCGCTTCAGCTCTATGGTGGCAACGGCTACATTAAAGAGTACCCGATGGAGCGCTATGTGCGTGACACCCGTGTACACCGTATTCTGGAAGGAACTAACGAAATCATGCGACTGATTATTTCCCGCCGTGTGCTCTCTGATGGTGCCTCTGAGCTGTAG
- a CDS encoding branched-chain amino acid ABC transporter permease: MADSQALNAPSAVQERQKRARMRRNMFYLALLVVGLVAPFLAYPVFLMKILCFALFACAFNLLLGYAGLLSFGHAAFLATGGYVTGYLLASYPGLTPEMGIIAGTLMATLLGAFFGMLSIRRQGIYFAMVTLALAQLMFFVFVQSSFTGGEDGLHGVPRGDLFGLISLRSNLAMYYFVFAIFLFGFALIQRTVHSPFGQVLKAIRENEPRAISLGYNVDAYKLLAFVLSAALAGLAGSTKTVVFQLASLTDAHWHMSGEVILMTLLGGVGTLLGPLMGAGIVVSLQHILAQSPLGNWVSVILGIIFVVCVLSFRSGIVGELTKMYRKNFK; the protein is encoded by the coding sequence ATGGCAGACTCTCAAGCACTCAATGCACCATCAGCCGTACAAGAACGGCAGAAACGGGCCAGAATGCGCCGCAATATGTTTTATCTTGCGCTCCTGGTGGTCGGGTTAGTGGCTCCTTTTTTGGCCTATCCCGTTTTTCTAATGAAAATTCTATGTTTCGCGCTTTTTGCCTGCGCCTTTAATCTGTTGTTGGGCTATGCGGGGTTGCTCTCGTTCGGTCACGCAGCATTTTTAGCCACTGGTGGTTATGTTACCGGCTACTTATTGGCAAGCTATCCAGGCCTGACACCTGAAATGGGGATTATCGCGGGTACGCTAATGGCGACACTGCTGGGTGCCTTTTTCGGCATGCTGTCTATACGTCGTCAAGGAATTTACTTTGCAATGGTGACACTCGCCCTTGCTCAGCTAATGTTCTTCGTCTTTGTTCAGTCGTCGTTCACTGGTGGTGAAGATGGTTTGCACGGCGTGCCTCGTGGCGATCTGTTTGGGTTAATTAGCCTACGTAGTAATTTGGCGATGTATTACTTCGTGTTTGCCATCTTCTTATTTGGGTTTGCGCTGATCCAGCGCACGGTGCATTCGCCCTTTGGGCAGGTGCTGAAAGCGATTCGTGAAAATGAACCGCGTGCTATTTCGCTGGGCTACAACGTTGATGCTTACAAACTGCTGGCGTTTGTGCTCTCTGCGGCGTTGGCCGGGTTAGCAGGCTCTACCAAAACTGTTGTGTTCCAGCTGGCGTCGTTAACCGATGCGCACTGGCATATGTCCGGTGAAGTTATCTTAATGACGCTGCTGGGCGGGGTAGGCACATTGCTTGGCCCCCTTATGGGGGCAGGTATTGTCGTTAGCCTGCAGCACATTTTGGCACAGTCGCCGCTGGGTAACTGGGTAAGCGTTATTCTGGGTATTATCTTTGTTGTCTGCGTACTTAGCTTTCGCAGTGGCATCGTGGGCGAGCTTACTAAAATGTATCGCAAAAATTTCAAATAA
- a CDS encoding branched-chain amino acid ABC transporter permease: MTMIFGVPLAVFMGQLTLGLVNGAFYALLSLGLAVIFGLLKIVNFAHGAQYMLGAFAALLGFRYLGINYWLALFLVPLVVGGFGMLMERFLLRRIAHLDHLYGLLLTFGLALIFEGTLVNFFGVSGARYSTPEVLQGGLNLGFMFLPTYRAWVLVAALAMCLFTWFMIERTRLGAYLRAGTENSQLMQAFGVNVPLLITLTYGFGVALAAFAGVLAAPLYPVSPTMGSSLLIVVFAVVVIGGMGSILGAILTGLGMGIIEGLTKVYYPEASNTVIFLVMILVLMLRPAGLFGKEA; this comes from the coding sequence ATGACGATGATATTCGGCGTGCCATTGGCCGTTTTCATGGGCCAGCTAACGCTTGGGCTTGTGAATGGAGCCTTTTACGCACTGCTTAGTTTGGGCCTGGCGGTCATCTTCGGCCTACTGAAGATCGTCAACTTTGCCCATGGGGCGCAATACATGCTGGGAGCCTTCGCCGCACTGCTAGGCTTTCGCTATTTAGGTATCAATTATTGGCTGGCGTTGTTTCTGGTGCCGCTGGTAGTCGGTGGCTTTGGCATGCTGATGGAGCGCTTTTTGCTGCGTCGCATTGCCCATCTGGACCACCTTTATGGACTGCTGCTCACCTTTGGGCTAGCGCTAATTTTTGAAGGTACGCTGGTTAACTTCTTCGGCGTTTCGGGGGCGCGTTACTCGACCCCGGAAGTGCTACAAGGCGGCCTGAATTTAGGCTTCATGTTCCTACCTACCTACCGTGCCTGGGTGTTGGTAGCGGCATTGGCCATGTGCCTATTTACGTGGTTTATGATTGAGCGCACCCGGTTGGGCGCTTATCTACGGGCGGGAACTGAAAACTCCCAGCTAATGCAAGCATTTGGGGTAAACGTACCACTGTTAATAACATTGACCTACGGGTTCGGCGTAGCGCTAGCTGCCTTTGCAGGCGTCCTGGCAGCACCGCTGTATCCTGTTTCACCTACCATGGGGTCAAGTCTGCTGATTGTTGTGTTTGCGGTGGTCGTCATTGGTGGGATGGGGTCTATTCTGGGTGCGATTCTCACTGGGCTGGGTATGGGCATCATCGAAGGCTTAACCAAAGTGTATTACCCCGAGGCCTCCAATACCGTGATCTTCTTGGTGATGATATTGGTGCTCATGTTACGCCCCGCTGGGCTGTTCGGTAAGGAGGCATAA
- a CDS encoding ABC transporter substrate-binding protein, with the protein MTFMKKTLTASIAVAAASTMAISTAHAEISDGEVRIGYLADMSGTYRDLAGPGGETAMEMAVADFGGSVNGSPIVIFSADDRNSADVGANTVREWIDQRNVDMVGGLVASSVSIAVTKVLEENNGLGIVSGSAASSITNEHCTPNHIHWVYDTYPLANGTAKAVVEQGGDSWFLLTADYAFGHALEADVTNVVEANGGEIVGGVRHPFPTSDFSSYILQAQGSGAKIVGLANAGADTVNAITTASQFGLTQSGQQLAGLLIFLNDVHALGLESTQGLLLTTGWYWDMDEDSREWSERYFEEVGRMPTMVQAGIYSSTMHYLKAVEAAGTDDPEVVRAQMADMPIEDFFARNGSIREDGRMIHDMYLAQVKTPEESTGEWDLYQILSTIPADEAYRPLADSQCKLVQN; encoded by the coding sequence ATGACCTTCATGAAAAAAACGCTGACTGCCAGCATCGCTGTTGCCGCTGCCTCTACGATGGCAATCTCTACCGCTCACGCTGAAATCAGCGATGGCGAAGTTCGCATTGGTTATTTGGCAGATATGTCAGGTACTTACCGTGACCTCGCTGGCCCAGGTGGCGAAACAGCCATGGAAATGGCGGTTGCTGATTTTGGCGGCAGTGTTAATGGCTCACCCATCGTAATTTTTAGCGCTGACGATCGTAATAGTGCCGACGTCGGTGCTAACACGGTACGTGAGTGGATCGACCAGCGTAACGTCGACATGGTAGGTGGCCTAGTGGCATCCTCGGTGTCTATTGCCGTAACGAAAGTGCTTGAAGAAAACAATGGCCTGGGCATTGTGTCGGGTTCTGCAGCATCAAGCATTACCAATGAGCACTGCACGCCAAACCACATCCACTGGGTTTACGATACTTACCCACTGGCGAACGGTACTGCTAAAGCAGTCGTAGAGCAGGGCGGCGACAGCTGGTTCCTGTTAACCGCTGATTATGCGTTCGGCCATGCGCTGGAAGCTGATGTGACCAATGTGGTTGAAGCCAATGGTGGCGAAATTGTTGGCGGCGTACGTCACCCGTTCCCAACGAGTGATTTCTCCTCATACATCCTTCAGGCCCAAGGGTCTGGTGCGAAGATTGTAGGCTTGGCTAACGCCGGTGCCGACACCGTCAATGCGATCACTACCGCTAGCCAGTTCGGGCTCACACAGAGTGGCCAACAGCTAGCAGGTCTGTTGATTTTCCTGAACGACGTTCACGCGCTAGGTTTGGAATCCACCCAAGGTCTGCTGTTAACCACTGGCTGGTATTGGGATATGGATGAAGACTCTCGTGAATGGTCAGAGCGCTACTTTGAAGAAGTTGGCCGTATGCCCACTATGGTTCAAGCGGGTATCTACTCAAGCACCATGCACTACCTGAAAGCCGTAGAAGCAGCCGGAACCGATGACCCTGAAGTTGTTCGCGCCCAGATGGCTGATATGCCCATTGAAGACTTCTTTGCGCGTAACGGCTCTATTCGTGAAGATGGTCGTATGATTCACGACATGTATCTGGCCCAAGTGAAAACGCCGGAAGAGTCAACTGGTGAGTGGGATCTTTATCAAATCCTCAGCACCATTCCTGCCGATGAAGCCTACCGTCCGCTCGCTGATAGCCAGTGCAAACTGGTTCAAAACTAA
- a CDS encoding ABC transporter ATP-binding protein has product MNTAEAYEANELADSQTLEMLRVQDLHAFYGESHILHGVNFDVKRGELVTLLGRNGAGRSTTLKSIMNMVGRRTGSIVINGNETLNMKAHHIPRLGIGYCPEERGIFASLDVHENLLLPPTVRSGGMSLDEIYGMFPNLYERRKSQGTRLSGGEQQMLAMARILRTGARLLLLDEITEGLAPVIVQKLGEVLIQLKERGMTIVLVEQNFRFAAPLADRHFVMDHGQIVEEISAAQLPSRRDHLNTMLGV; this is encoded by the coding sequence ATGAATACCGCTGAAGCCTATGAAGCCAACGAGTTAGCTGATTCCCAGACGTTAGAAATGCTGAGAGTGCAAGACCTACACGCTTTCTATGGTGAATCACACATTCTTCACGGCGTGAACTTTGATGTTAAGCGTGGAGAGTTGGTTACGCTGCTGGGTCGCAACGGTGCAGGACGTAGTACAACCCTGAAATCCATTATGAATATGGTAGGGCGTCGTACTGGCTCGATTGTGATTAATGGCAACGAAACGCTGAATATGAAGGCCCACCATATTCCAAGGCTTGGTATTGGTTACTGCCCCGAAGAGCGCGGTATTTTTGCAAGCCTGGATGTGCACGAAAACCTATTGCTTCCGCCCACGGTTCGCTCTGGCGGAATGAGCCTAGATGAAATCTACGGCATGTTTCCTAACCTTTACGAGCGTCGTAAAAGCCAGGGGACGCGGCTTTCTGGTGGTGAGCAGCAGATGCTTGCAATGGCACGCATTCTTCGCACTGGTGCGCGGCTTTTGCTGCTCGATGAAATTACCGAAGGCTTAGCCCCCGTTATTGTGCAAAAACTTGGCGAAGTACTTATCCAGTTAAAAGAACGCGGTATGACCATTGTTTTGGTGGAGCAGAACTTCCGTTTTGCAGCGCCGCTGGCAGATCGTCATTTCGTAATGGATCACGGCCAGATTGTTGAAGAGATTAGCGCAGCACAGCTTCCGTCACGTCGAGATCATCTCAATACCATGCTGGGGGTATAA
- a CDS encoding ABC transporter ATP-binding protein, whose product MRADDVLNGPVLETRGLTKEFRGFTAVDDVNLQVQEGHIHALIGPNGAGKTTVFNLLTKFLPPTRGEIIYRGKPITSKKSNEIAQLGLVRSFQISAVFAHMTALENVRVALQRQLGTSFHFWKSEKSLDHLNERALELLDEVGLREYADTLTVEMPYGRKRALEVATTLALDPTMMLLDEPTQGMGAEDVDRIVALIKRVSKGRTVLMVEHNLSVVSRLCDRITVLARGAVLAEGNYEEVSRNPLVREAYMGSEAAEEEAAV is encoded by the coding sequence ATGCGTGCAGACGATGTTCTTAATGGACCAGTGCTCGAGACCAGAGGGCTGACCAAAGAATTCCGCGGTTTTACCGCCGTGGATGACGTTAATCTTCAAGTTCAAGAAGGGCACATTCACGCCCTGATTGGCCCTAACGGTGCTGGAAAGACCACTGTTTTTAATTTGCTAACCAAGTTTCTGCCGCCTACCCGTGGAGAAATTATTTATCGTGGTAAGCCCATTACCAGTAAAAAATCCAATGAAATTGCGCAGCTGGGACTTGTACGGTCATTTCAAATTTCAGCGGTGTTTGCGCATATGACGGCGCTGGAAAACGTCCGGGTAGCGCTGCAGCGCCAATTAGGCACCTCGTTTCACTTCTGGAAATCCGAGAAGTCGTTGGATCACCTTAATGAGCGTGCGTTAGAGCTACTTGATGAAGTTGGCCTGCGTGAATACGCCGATACATTAACGGTAGAAATGCCTTATGGCCGTAAACGCGCACTTGAAGTTGCCACCACGCTAGCGCTTGACCCTACGATGATGCTGCTCGATGAGCCAACCCAGGGTATGGGGGCAGAGGATGTTGACCGTATCGTGGCGCTGATTAAGCGTGTCTCGAAAGGGCGCACCGTCTTAATGGTAGAGCACAATTTGAGCGTGGTCAGTAGGCTTTGTGATCGCATTACAGTATTAGCCCGCGGCGCGGTGTTGGCCGAAGGTAACTATGAAGAGGTTTCCCGCAACCCATTAGTGCGTGAGGCTTATATGGGCAGTGAAGCTGCTGAAGAGGAGGCTGCTGTATGA
- a CDS encoding MerR family transcriptional regulator, with protein MSKTYTISELASEFDVTTRSIRFYEDQELLHPARRGQTRIYSSKDRVRLKLTLRGKRLGFSLAEIRELFELWDETRSGSEKQLHLMLSKISERKSALEQQMKDITMVQLELESAEIRCRQALEELNEKPSLTTKSSL; from the coding sequence ATGAGCAAAACCTACACGATCAGCGAATTGGCCAGCGAGTTTGACGTTACCACTCGAAGCATTCGCTTTTATGAAGATCAGGAGTTACTTCACCCTGCTCGCCGTGGCCAAACACGCATCTACAGCAGCAAAGACCGCGTGCGTCTGAAATTAACGTTACGCGGTAAACGACTCGGTTTTTCCTTAGCAGAGATCCGCGAACTTTTTGAGTTGTGGGATGAAACCCGCAGCGGCAGCGAAAAGCAGTTGCACTTGATGCTGAGCAAAATCAGCGAGCGTAAATCTGCTCTAGAACAACAAATGAAAGACATCACGATGGTGCAGCTGGAACTTGAAAGCGCTGAAATTCGCTGTCGCCAGGCTCTTGAAGAACTCAATGAAAAACCTTCTTTAACGACGAAAAGCTCCCTTTAA